In Gymnogyps californianus isolate 813 chromosome 6, ASM1813914v2, whole genome shotgun sequence, a single window of DNA contains:
- the EEF1AKMT2 gene encoding EEF1A lysine methyltransferase 2, with translation MVPSWDAAYERELQTFRDIGDAGEIWFGEESMVRIIRWLEKQKVPLDSSVLDIGTGNGVLLIELAKSGYVNLTGIDYSPPAIQLSEKVREKEGMSNIKLKVEDFLAPSAELSGFEICIDKGTFDAISLNPDNAVRKRKQYVRSLCSVLKPEGFFLITSCNWTKEELLNEFREGFEILEELPTPKFCFGGRIGNSVTALVFQRKKVRPSSLDKLD, from the exons ATGGTGCCGAG CTGGGATGCTGCGTATGAAAGAGAACTGCAAACTTTTCGAGACATCGGAGATGCTGGGGAAATATG GTTTGGAGAAGAAAGCATGGTTCGCATAATCAGGtggctggaaaagcaaaaggtcCCCCTTGACAGCTCTGTGCTTGACATTGGAACTGGAAACGGTGTTTTACTGATAGAATTG GCAAAGTCTGGCTACGTGAATCTCACTGGGATTGATTACTCTCCTCCTGCAATACaactttcagaaaaagtaagagagaaagaagggatgTCTAACATTAAATTAAAG GTAGAAGACTTCCTGGCTCCATCAGCTGAACTGTCAGGATTTGAGATTTGTATTGACAAGGGGACTTTTGATGCCATAAGCCTTAATCCCGATAACGCAGTGAGAAAGAGGAAGCAGTACGTGAGATCTCTCTGCAGTGTATTGAAACCAGAGGGCTTTTTCCTCATAACGTCTTGCAACTGGACCAAGGAGGAGCTGTTGAATGAGTTCAGAGAAG GATTTGAAATTCTGGAGGAGCTGCCAACACCCAAGTTTTGCTTTGGAGGAAGAATTGGAAACAGTGTAACAGCATTggttttccaaaggaaaaaagtgaggcCATCCAGCTTGGACAAATTAGATTAG